The following proteins come from a genomic window of Aricia agestis chromosome 19, ilAriAges1.1, whole genome shotgun sequence:
- the LOC121736613 gene encoding uncharacterized protein LOC121736613 isoform X4, which yields MSDKGFGDHINRNIVKNPLLSSAVTGLSIEDLTHNAVLLPAVPAQEMSSRQDKQTAEQTCTLGDANRNFQGGDVHFNAALSNLTLDDGANNNQFPNANATKSKKDDFDVNEYFARLQGTRYVSAPINTTQTLPETLPEESLEEINLNEEKQTDDAHSLTSDIAQNFSQLPTVLPQVASVVFSSFSNMLNLKSREQTPDEYNVREVAKPEMVQPKPEMFAPPPVEVKEVAPPPLKEPPATGLPNYRITTKKKVYAQIPGLSHEAQGSHTFPMASQAPPTYFLPDGGHQVLYQPANATAPVASEDNSQDRHTNTGMLGHDISIKPTEIPSVIDFSNPHVEDKREYEQQANAIKMPPFSLPPQQTNYNPTTQQTSTSSPPQQTPFSSPPQQTSFSLQTQEPTINPALKQTALQQMTANTSPQTTLFTSPPQQTAFSSPPQQTPFSSLPQQTPFSSPPQQTPFSSATQHIAVSSLPQQTPFSSPPQQTPFSSPPQQTPFSSPPQQTSFSSPPQQTPLSSPPQQTPFSSPPQQTPFSSQPQQTPFSTKTQPMPFSFPPQQPPFNPPPQSTNLQSQQTPYNLPSQQTPVIPPPPMFSNQQRRDSQTSVEKTILPPSVARRIAGSQPVMKQSTPSNIDMQNIFVPNMDVSSSDNVALNQHKQPQPAQMELTQNEGQNASVPAFFQPHQPGIKSASGSEINTNNPQPNAMDKFGCAELKLSQDVQSQPSSEISKPDTALFYNPNSTPAGTDSKPYNAAPDNSLGQYLSQNTALPPNDPPKQVAEPPKMTSSINFRLNKKRPQYYAGPIEGVGSISNNVKPIINPVQPSTFQGSLFTPNVEEPVVNPASNYPVADQSSTPFDISQTPDTFTSYDYNNQQDQTPVYNTPFDMSRPTTESVEQSTESKGFGIIGSLKSKLSSIDINKLQNTVTTFFDPAYNTKVEQKTGSDNFGQYQSVPQYSENDRSIEMFVPTVDQTQGYYQNYQAPGTDYYHQNQRYPNDPNVQYHNQGNSMTSNYYNWYGNQPQDNLDSMYGSNVNQNQHLIYQENIQHTVPTQTGATTIPSAPILESNPDSSHINQDGSGTSNFFKSSPQQQIFENISSPPANKIDLGFEPLAKTLNSSISEQDVVGRVTEISENKFDSRQNQPNQEAVTFYNFGQENKATAANSENNLQSTFTSQYQQSGTVGLFNTPITQSQLFADAPLMQNIDKEPPSTDTQLYSLMSANKSDNMISSSECFDKEDQLNINSNAQSKEQDIHNESIKSQDNYFTDNSLHKFSDFSESSDKDEEFCQSKYDQDFYQPKYEGAPLSFVGCEKKEAKAEQKSLIAEHQVKPTDIFQSMPSLGINDFKDLCIPFSIEQSFNSGDSNTKSGTEKIDDKSKDTNVSTQPLLSYFQQTSNEISASLFSQATSSSVPVTNIDVLHSKKDSAVEGIENQVSELNICETCREVNKPEVEEKEVEDLTTQLIENITAPIQLLNPVGGLTDSTFSETPVPENIIENIKPVIELLEDDSPAPAYGWSVEDSYEPNATADHTYSQTHTESNISSFFQNKSLSYENIPKNASDEIKAEYQSSQDDYSNLLRQLGLPNAPADDETKSDEGCIDVHSIEQDAKNDFPIYDEFTIEPSETDDDKIETMERTRSFEEPSEEPPVEPESFTHRVERYKRLETAVDATENVFDIHKDTKPLNVPTSISPAITIASYFDTGNYAVETHYKNSLTSPTDINTYNFDSQPSMSIPPGFEEEYKRRMSGTGRTLYSGSNIIQSSNIISDNRTQTSVSTLSEYTESPKTCDNQTEEIEELKNEPVESERLPAFANIVKSQPEPSESISQAVKDVNKSQLNVQEEKKPLEDPISFFSAPEPTEQPDAYSNFSRLSSYFATPSKPDHSKSFFELSESQNHYRHNQTANKSEAIESSVKTFFKNKIPAANIPSSLAQTDLVNDLTSTAFFSPKDVFTTVGYCTVEYDACSPDNVGKPEIPLKRDIGDEIEIKNGVGDTDMVGNIESIIKRCKICCDITAGVRKIDVNTKYIKFRKCMDETLNKSDQSGDEKMATKEENKSVTVNFLDHALHEEHNDEVSLMAKNRTSAEYSPVKYHWFYQVDSEDKSNWRGFSVADSAALENAYNSPDLTASTTVPTDGGRYDVNVVGRLRTAVYWQDTPTNVIRCSWFYKGTTDGRYVPYSEEVSELLEDEYRHGVRTGEWHRRLLLPDGAVVVMHGPTVMVHFHSAAQDLAAAAQALPYSEQSAVRTWVVRRGSDEADIDETEPADVDHLLFLCHGVGSACDMRFRPVEKVVDDFRATSLQLIQSHYKNSYESGTVGRIEVLPISWHWRLHSGETGVDRRLAAVTLDSIPRLRAFTNDTILDVLFYTSPVYCQTIVDTVCGELNRIYALFRARNPRFRGGVSLGGHSLGSVILYDLLCHQTEKPQECPSKRYVSGAAGTGQPTVRYPALDFSPDALYALGSPIAIFECIRGVDVLGQDFKLPTCKNFFNIFHPYDPIAYRIEPMINPVLRDVKPLLIPHHKGRKRMHLELKDTMARVGADIKQRVIETIKSTWSSVWKTAPPPTDHQLEKVVEEELEKEQLTEEPKEDKSCDVQQALPEMLGQLNGGRRVDHVLQEAPLEMINEYLFAMSSHVGYWESEDTMLLILREIYDAVDVRPDAALPQPNMTVERTRRPQDSPVHSDASTSRNAS from the exons ATAAACAAACAGCGGAGCAAACATGCACCCTGGGGGACGCCAACAGAAATTTCCAGGGCGGTGATGTCCATTTCAACGCAGCCTTATCGAACCTAACTCTAGATGACGGTGCGAATAATAACCAGTTTCCAAATGCAAACGCAACAAAGTCGAAGAAAGACGATTTTGACGTGAACGAATACTTCGCTAGGCTCCAAGGTACGAGGTATGTGAGCGCACCGATAAACACGACTCAAACGCTGCCGGAGACGCTCCCTGAAGAGAGTTTGGAGGAGATAAACCTAAACGAAGAGAAACAAACAGACGATGCGCATAGTCTCACGTCAGATATCGCGCAGAACTTCTCCCAACTACCCACAGTTCTGCCGCAGGTCGCGAGCGTCGTGTTCAGCTCGTTTTCTAATATGTTGAACCTGAAAAGCAGAGAACAGACGCCCGATGAGTATAATGTGAGAGAAGTTGCGAAGCCAGAGATGGTACAACCAAAACCGGAGATGTTTGCGCCCCCACCGGTAGAAGTAAAGGAGGTGGCACCACCGCCGTTGAAGGAACCGCCTGCTACAG gTTTACCAAATTATCGCATCACAACGAAGAAGAAAGTGTATGCGCAAATCCCTGGTTTGAGCCATGAAGCTCAGGGTTCTCACACATTCCCAATGGCGTCTCAAGCGCCGCCAACCTATTTTCTACCAGATGGTGGTCATCAAGTATTATACCAACCAGCCAATGCAACTGCGCCTGTAGCGAGCGAAGACAATAGTcaagacagacatacaaacacaGGAATGTTGGGCCATGATATCTCAATTAAGCCTACAGAAATACCAAGCGTTATAGACTTTAGCAACCCTCATGTTGAGGATAAAAGAGAATATGAACAACAAGCAAATGCGATAAAAATGCCGCCTTTCAGTTTACCGCCGCAACAAACGAATTACAATCCGACAACTCAGCAAACGTCCACTAGCTCACCGCCACAGCAAACGCCTTTTAGTTCACCACCACAGCAAACATCATTCAGCCTACAAACTCAGGAACCTACTATCAATCCTGCACTTAAGCAAACAGCACTACAGCAAATGACAGCCAATACATCACCACAGACAACGCTCTTTACTTCACCACCACAGCAAACGGCTTTCAGTTCACCACCTCAGCAAACGCCTTTCAGTTCACTGCCACAGCAAACGCCGTTTAGTTCACCACCACAGCAAACGCCATTCAGTTCAGCGACACAGCATATTGCTGTCAGTTCACTACCTCAGCAAACGCCGTTCAGTTCACCACCACAGCAAACGCCCTTTAGTTCACCACCGCAGCAAACGCCATTCAGTTCACCACCACAGCAAACGTCCTTTAGTTCACCACCGCAGCAAACGCCACTCAGTTCACCACCGCAGCAAACGCCATTCAGTTCACCACCGCAGCAAACGCCATTCAGTTCCCAACCGCAGCAAACGCCATTCAGTACAAAGACGCAGCCAATGCCTTTTAGTTTCCCACCACAACAACCGCCTTTTAATCCGCCACCTCAATCCACCAATTTACAATCGCAGCAAACACCCTACAATTTACCATCGCAGCAAACGCCAGTGATACCTCCACCGCCGATGTTTTCTAACCAACAACGGAGGGACAGCCAAACGTCTGTAGAAAAAACTATTCTTCCTCCATCAGTTGCTAGGCGTATTGCTGGAAGTCAACCAGTTATGAAACAAAGTACTCCATCGAATATAGATatgcaaaatatatttgtaccaAATATGGATGTCAGTTCATCAGACAACGTGGCTTTAAATCAACACAAACAACCTCAACCGGCACAAATGGAATTAACTCAAAATGAAGGACAAAATGCTAGTGTCCCAGCATTTTTCCAACCACATCAACCTGGTATAAAGAGTGCGAGTGGTTCGGAAATTAATACAAATAACCCACAACCCAATGCGATGGATAAATTTGGATGTGCAGAATTAAAATTATCTCAAGATGTTCAAAGCCAACCTAGCTCAGAAATTTCGAAACCAGATACTGCATTGTTTTATAATCCCAATAGTACTCCAGCGGGGACTGATTCAAAACCATATAATGCCGCACCAGACAATTCATTAGGTCAATATTTATCTCAGAATACTGCTCTCCCACCAAATGATCCGCCTAAACAAGTTGCAGAGCCTCCTAAAATGACTAGCTCCATAAACTTTAGATTAAATAAGAAAAGACCTCAGTACTATGCGGGCCCGATAGAAGGTGTTGGAAGTATAAGTAATAACGTTAAACCAATAATAAATCCAGTGCAACCCTCGACATTCCAAGGATCACTGTTCACTCCCAATGTGGAAGAACCAGTCGTGAACCCCGCGAGCAATTACCCCGTAGCAGACCAATCAAGCACTCCCTTTGATATAAGTCAAACGCCTGACACATTTACGTCGTATGATTATAACAATCAGCAAGATCAAACCCCAGTTTACAATACACCGTTTGATATGAGCAGACCGACAACGGAAAGTGTAGAACAGAGTACGGAATCAAAAGGATTTGGAATAATTGGCTCTTTGAAATCTAAACTTAGTTCTATAGATAtcaacaaattacaaaatacgGTCACAACATTTTTTGATCCAGCATATAATACGAAAGTGGAACAGAAAACCGGCTCAGATAATTTTGGCCAATACCAAAGTGTTCCACAATATTCAGAGAATGATAGAAGTATTGAAATGTTTGTACCAACTGTTGATCAAACACAAGGTTATTATCAAAACTACCAGGCTCCTGGTACAGATTATTACCATCAGAACCAAAGATATCCCAATGACCCAAACGTTCAATATCACAATCAAGGTAATTCAATGACCAGTAACTATTATAACTGGTACGGTAACCAACCACAAGACAATCTTGACAGTATGTATGGGAGTAATGTGAACCAAAATCAACATTTGATTTACCAAGAAAATATACAACATACTGTCCCTACTCAGACAGGAGCCACTACTATTCCAAGTGCCCCAATTTTGGAAAGCAATCCTGATTCTAGTCACATTAATCAAGATGGCTCTGGAACATCCAATTTTTTCAAGTCAAGCCCACAACAacaaatttttgaaaatatttcttCGCCGCCGGCAAATAAAATCGATCTCGGATTTGAACCACTTGCAAAAACTTTGAACTCAAGTATATCGGAACAAGATGTGGTCGGTAGAGTCACAGAAATATCAgaaaataaatttgattcaCGTCAAAATCAACCTAATCAAGAAGCTGTAACATTTTACAACTTTGGACAAGAAAACAAGGCAACTGCTGCAAATTCAGAAAACAATTTACAATCAACTTTTACAAGTCAATATCAACAATCTGGGACAGTCGGCCTATTTAATACTCCAATAACACAATCCCAATTATTTGCTGATGCTCCACTAATGCAAAATATTGATAAAGAACCTCCATCTACAGATACACAGCTCTATTCATTAATGAGTGCAAATAAGTCTGATAATATGATTTCTAGCTCTGAATGTTTTGACAAAGAAgatcaattaaatattaacaGCAATGCGCAAAGTAAGGAGCAAGACATACATAATGAGAGTATAAAATCCCaagataattattttactgataATAGCTTACATAAATTTAGTGACTTCTCAGAATCAAGTGACAAAGACGAGGAGTTTTGTCAGTCTAAATACGATCAAGATTTCTACCAACCGAAATATGAAGGAGCACCGTTAAGCTTTGTTGGCTGTGAAAAGAAAGAAGCCAAAGCTGAACAAAAATCTCTGATCGCAGAGCATCAAGTTAAACCAACTGACATTTTTCAGTCAATGCCAAGTTTGGGCATTAATGATTTTAAAGATTTGTGTATTCCTTTTAGTATTGAACAGAGTTTTAATTCAGGCGATTCAAACACGAAATCGGGAACTGAAAAAATCGATGATAAATCAAAGGACACGAATGTTTCAACACAACCGCTTCTATCATACTTTCAACAGACTTCAAATGAAATTTCTGCGTCATTATTTTCTCAAGCAACAAGCTCTTCCGTGCCGGTCACTAATATTGATGTATTACATTCAAAGAAAGATAGTGCAGTCGAAGGTATAGAAAATCAAGTTTCGGAATTAAATATTTGCGAAACATGTCGGGAAGTAAATAAACCGGAAGTGGAAGAGAAGGAAGTTGAAGATTTAACTACGcaattaattgaaaatataaCTGCTCCCATACAGTTGCTGAATCCAGTTGGTGGGCTCACTGACTCAACATTTTCAGAGACTCCAGTCCCTGAAAATatcattgaaaatattaaacctGTTATCGAGTTACTAGAAGATGACAGTCCGGCGCCCGCGTACGGTTGGTCAGTTGAAGATAGTTACGAGCCTAATGCTACGGCTGATCACACATATAGCCAAACGCACACAGAATCAAATATATCAAGCTTCTTTCAAAATAAATCTCTTTCGTATGAAAATATCCCAAAAAATGCTAGCGATGAGATTAAAGCTGAGTATCAAAGCTCTCAAGATGATTATTCTAATCTTCTCCGCCAGCTCGGCTTACCGAACGCACCTGCCGATGATGAGACAAAATCCGATGAAGGCTGCATTGACGTTCACTCTATAGAACAAGATGCTAAAAACGATTTTCCTATTTACGACGAATTCACAATCGAACCGTCTGAAACCGATGACGATAAAATTGAGACAATGGAACGTACCAGAAGCTTTGAAGAGCCAAGCGAGGAGCCTCCTGTAGAACCTGAATCTTTTACACATAGAGTTGAAAGATACAAGCGTTTGGAGACAGCGGTTGATGCGACTGAAAATGTATTCGATATACACAAAGACACGAAGCCGCTAAATGTTCCGACATCGATAAGTCCAGCAATAACTATCGCATCATATTTCGATACCGGAAACTATGCCGTAGAGACACACTATAAAAACTCATTAACCTCACCGACAGacataaatacatataattttGATTCACAACCGTCCATGTCCATTCCCCCTGGGTTTGAAGAAGAATATAAAAGAAGAATGAGCGGCACGGGTCGCACGCTCTATTCGGGatcaaatattatacaatcttcGAACATTATATCAGATAACAGGACGCAGACTTCGGTTTCAACGCTATCCGAATACACCGAAAGTCCAAAAACGTGTGATAACCAGACGGAAGAAATTGAAGAGTTGAAAAATGAACCTGTCGAGTCTGAAAGACTTCCGGCTTTCGCCAACATAGTTAAATCGCAGCCGGAACCATCAGAGTCTATATCACAAGCTGTAAAAGAcgttaataaaagtcaattaaaTGTTCAAGAGGAAAAGAAGCCTCTGGAAGATCCGATTAGCTTCTTTTCCGCTCCAGAACCAACCGAGCAGCCCGATGCCTACAGCAACTTCAGTAGACTATCCAGTTACTTTGCCACGCCGAGTAAACCTGATCATTCGAAGTCTTTTTTTGAGTTGAGCGAATCACAAAACCATTATAGGCATAACCAAACGGCGAACAAATCTGAAGCTATAGAGAGTAGTGTAAAaacgttttttaaaaataaaataccagCAGCGAACATTCCAAGTAGCTTAGCACAAACAGATCTAGTTAACGACCTGACTTCAACAGCGTTTTTTAGCCCTAAAGATGTATTTACGACTGTAGGTTATTGTACAGTGGAATATGATGCCTGTTCTCCTGATAATGTGGGGAAACCAGAAATTCCTTTGAAACGAGACATAGGCGATGAGATAGAAATCAAAAACGGTGTAGGTGATACAGATATGGTAGGTAACATAGAAAGTATTATTAAGAGATGTAAAATTTGCTGTGATATTACCGCCGGAGTTAGAAAAATAGACGTGAACacgaaatatattaaattcagAAAGTGTATGGACGAAACGTTAAATAAATCTGACCAAAGTGGCGACGAAAAAATGGCAactaaagaagaaaataaatcgGTTACTGTCAATTTTCTAGACCACGCCTTGCACGAGGAACACAACGATGAAGTGTCTTTGATGGCAAAG AACCGTACATCGGCAGAGTACTCCCCGGTGAAGTATCACTGGTTCTACCAGGTGGACAGCGAGGACAAGTCCAACTGGCGAGGGTTCTCAGTCGCCGACTCCGCCGCACTGGAGAATGCTTATAACAGTC cGGATCTCACTGCCAGCACGACCGTGCCGACGGACGGGGGTCGGTACGACGTGAACGTGGTCGGCCGTCTGCGTACCGCTGTCTACTGGCAGGACACGCCCACCAATGTTATAAG ATGCAGTTGGTTCTACAAAGGCACGACGGACGGGCGGTACGTGCCGTACTCTGAAGAAGTTTCGGAGCTCCTGGAG GACGAGTACCGACACGGCGTCCGCACGGGCGAGTGGCACCGGCGGCTGCTGCTGCCGGACGGCGCGGTTGTGGTGATGCACGGCCCCACCGTCATGGTGCACTTCCACAGCGCCGCGCAGGACCTTGCCGCCGCCGCC CAGGCCTTACCGTACTCTGAG CAATCAGCAGTCCGCACGTGGGTGGTGCGACGAGGCTCCGACGAGGCCGACATAGACGAGACGGAGCCGGCCGACGTCGACCACCTGCTGTTCCTGTGCCACGGCGTCGGCTCCGCCTGCGACATGCGCTTCCGGCCCGTCGAGAAAGTGG TGGACGACTTCAGGGCGACTAGCCTGCAGCTGATCCAGTCCCATTACAAGAACTCGTACGAGAGCGGCACCGTCGGCAGGATCGAA GTGCTGCCGATCTCGTGGCACTGGCGGCTGCACTCGGGCGAGACGGGCGTGGACCGGCGGCTGGCGGCGGTGACGCTAGACAGCATCCCGCGCCTGCGCGCCTTCACCAACGACACCATACTCGATGTGCTGTTCTACACCAGCCCCGTCTACTGTCAG ACGATAGTGGACACGGTGTGCGGCGAGCTGAACCGCATCTACGCGCTGTTCCGCGCCCGCAACCCGCGCTTCCGCGGCGGCGTGTCGCTCGGCGGACACTCGCTCGGCAGCGTCATACTCTACGACCTGCTGTGCCATCAGACGGAGAAG CCGCAGGAGTGTCCGAGCAAGCGGTACGTGTCGGGCGCGGCGGGCACCGGCCAGCCCACCGTGCGCTACCCCGCGCTAGACTTCAGCCCCGACGCGCTGTATGCCCTTGGCAGTCCCATCG CGATATTCGAGTGTATTCGCGGAGTGGACGTCCTGGGACAGGACTTCAAACTGCCCACCTGCAAGAACTTCTTCAACATCTTCCATCCCTACGACCCTATAGCTTACAG AATAGAACCAATGATAAACCCGGTGCTGCGTGACGTGAAGCCACTGCTCATCCCCCACCACAAGGGTAGGAAGAGGATGCATCTCG